DNA from Paraphotobacterium marinum:
GATAAGCATGTTTTTCTTTAGCTATGCTCTCGTTCCTTTATATGATGTTTTCTGTCAATTGACTGGACTTAATGGGAAAATTGAAAAAGCTAACTATAAATCCCCTAAAACATTAAAGCCTTCTAATTATAAAAATCTAAAAATGGAAGTGGTTATTAGAAATAATTTGCCAGATATAGAGTTCCATACTTTAGGCTATACCCAAATTATTGATACTAATAAAATTCATCAAATGGATTTTAGGGTTATAAACAACAGCCCAGACAATAAAGTTATCCAAGCAGTGCCATCTATTTCACCAAATGAAGCAACAGGATTTTTTAATAAAATTGAATGCTTTTGTTTTAATCAGCAACTGTTTAAACCTTATGAACAAAAATTATTTAGTATGATTTTTTACTTAGATTCGAAAATCCCAAACAAAATTAAAAATATTTCAATGATTTATACAGTTTTTGATGTTACTAATAAGGATTAATGTGAATTATGAAACAATCTAATTATTATGTTCCTCATAGTAGTATATGGCCTATATTTGGTGCAGTCTCTCTTTTTTTGTTGCTACAGGATTGGGATTGTTAATTGCTTTTAATAGTAAATTAAGCATTTTTTTGTGTATGATTGGATTTGTCCTTCTAATAATAATGTTCTCTGGGTGGTTTGGAATTATTATTAATGAATCTGCACAAGGCCTTTACAACTCTCAAGTAAATAATAGTTTTATTCAGGGAATGAGTTGGTTTATTTTCTCAGAAATCATGTTTTTTGCAGCTTTTTTTGGCGTTTTGGTTTATTTGAGAGTCTTTGCCATCCCTTGGCTTGGTGGTGAGGGAAATAATGAAATGACTAATGTTATTTTATGGCCAGACTTTACCAATCATTGGCCATTGAGTTTGATGCCAGATGGAACAAAAACAGAAATAATGAAACCTTGGGGATTACCATTAATTAATACTATTATTTTGATATGCTCCTCCATTACTTTATATTTTTCTCATTATTTTTTAGATAAAAAGAAAACCACACTATCATCTTTTTATCTTGTTTTGACGATATTATTAGGATTTTCTTTTATTTTTCTACAGTTTGAGGAATATATGCATGCATATATTCATATGGGTTTAACACTTCAGTCAGGAGTATATGGAAGTGTTTTTTTTCTACTAACTGGATTTCATGGGTTACACGTTATTCTTGGAACAATTTTTTTGATAGTTATCTGGGTTAGGATGATAAACGGTGCTTTTCTTTCAGAAAATAATTTTGGATATCAAGCAGGTGTTTGGTATTGGCATTTTGTTGACATTATTTGGTTGTGTGTATTTGCTTTTGTATATGTATTTTAAAAGAAAAAATTTACCAGCAAGATAATAATAAAAACAACAGAAGTTAGTACCCTTAGCCCTAACAACTTGGATATGCTTTTATTTGGATAAGTTATAAGGTTTTTTGCTGAATAATACAAAGCACAAAAACCTAAAAAAATTAAAACAAAAATAATAACTTTCAATTGACATAAAACTTAAATGAAACCTTTTTTATTATAGCTTAATTTATGAAAAATTTTTGGTCCACACTGTTTTTATTAATTTGTTTTTTCTGCTTTGTGTTATCTACATGGCAAATTTTTCGTGGTCTGGAAAAGGCAAACTTAATATCTAAAATGCAAGATAACAAAACAATTAATCAGGATAGTAATGGTTTTTATTTAGTAAAAGAAGAAAATGAATTCAATCATATTAATGTAGGCGGACATTTTATGTCTACATTTACCATTTATTTGAGTAATAAAATATTCAACCAACAAATTGGTTATGAGGTCTTGGTTCCTTTTAAATCTAAAAATAATTATTTTTTAGTAAAAATTGGGTGGGTAAAAAAAGAAAATAAAAAAGAAATGATATTACCGATTGTTAAAGTTGATACAGAAAATAAACTAAAAATTGATGGTTTTTTAAAAAAACCTAGTAATTTATTAGTGTTAAAAGAGGAAAAAATTATACCAAAACGAAAGCTTGAATTGCAAAATTTGATGATAGGTAAGATTTCGGATGCATATAAGATAAAATTTGAACCTTTAATTATAGTATCGACAGAAGGGAGTTTACCAATGATTGAAACATCTATAAATAGTTTATCCCCGCATAGACATTATGGTTATGCAATACAGTGGTTTCTTTTTGGAGTATTTGGATTAATTATTTTTTATTTAAAGTTAAGGGTAATAAAGTATGAACAAGTTAAAAATTAAACAAATACAACTAATCTTTATATTACTAGTATTTTGTTTACCTGTAATTTCTGCCCTTGTGATATACAAAAATGGTTTATTTAATAAAGGAGCTACTAATAAAGGAACATTTTTATATGAACAAAATATTAGATTGAAATCTTTCAAAAAAAAAATTTGGACAGTCCTTTATTTTGTTCCAAAAAATTGTGCTTTATCTTGCACCAAAGCACAAAAAATAATAAATCAATTACCCAAAGCTTCAGGCCGAAACCATAATAAGTTTATTACAAAGTTAATTTTTAGTGAGGATAAAAAAAAATATCCTCATGATTTAGATAAAAATTATATTTACATCGCTGATCCAAGTGGATTAGTCATACTCAAATATAAAATATATGATAATTATCCGTATTATATTTTTGGTAAAAATATATTAAAAGATCTCAATAAACTTATAAAGTACTCTAGATGGAAAAACTAAATGTTGGTTTTAAAGCATATCGAATTTTAGTCTGTTGTTGTCTGGTTTTTACATTTTTTGTAATATCTTATGGTGCATACACTAGACTTACTGAATCAGGTTTGGGTTGTCCAGATTGGCCTGGTTGTTATGGGGCTAT
Protein-coding regions in this window:
- a CDS encoding cytochrome c oxidase assembly protein, which encodes MKNNKLVYKLFIIPISMFFFSYALVPLYDVFCQLTGLNGKIEKANYKSPKTLKPSNYKNLKMEVVIRNNLPDIEFHTLGYTQIIDTNKIHQMDFRVINNSPDNKVIQAVPSISPNEATGFFNKIECFCFNQQLFKPYEQKLFSMIFYLDSKIPNKIKNISMIYTVFDVTNKD
- a CDS encoding SURF1 family protein — protein: MKNFWSTLFLLICFFCFVLSTWQIFRGLEKANLISKMQDNKTINQDSNGFYLVKEENEFNHINVGGHFMSTFTIYLSNKIFNQQIGYEVLVPFKSKNNYFLVKIGWVKKENKKEMILPIVKVDTENKLKIDGFLKKPSNLLVLKEEKIIPKRKLELQNLMIGKISDAYKIKFEPLIIVSTEGSLPMIETSINSLSPHRHYGYAIQWFLFGVFGLIIFYLKLRVIKYEQVKN
- a CDS encoding redoxin domain-containing protein → MNKLKIKQIQLIFILLVFCLPVISALVIYKNGLFNKGATNKGTFLYEQNIRLKSFKKKIWTVLYFVPKNCALSCTKAQKIINQLPKASGRNHNKFITKLIFSEDKKKYPHDLDKNYIYIADPSGLVILKYKIYDNYPYYIFGKNILKDLNKLIKYSRWKN